One window of the Osmerus mordax isolate fOsmMor3 chromosome 2, fOsmMor3.pri, whole genome shotgun sequence genome contains the following:
- the ube2g2 gene encoding ubiquitin-conjugating enzyme E2 G2, with translation MAGTALKRLMAEYKQLTLNPPEGIVAGPANEENFFEWEALIMGPEDTCFEGGVFPAILSFPSDYPLSPPKMRFTCEMFHPNIYPDGRVCISILHAPGDDPMGYESSAERWSPVQSVEKILLSVVSMLAEPNDESGANVDASKMWREDREQFYSLAQQIVRKSLGL, from the exons ATGGCTGGCACGGCGTTGAAGAGACTGATGGCTGAATATAAGC AGCTGACATTGAATCCACCAGAGGGGATTGTTGCTG gTCCGGCAAATGAAGAAAACTTCTTTGAATGGGAGGCACTCATTAT GGGTCCTGAAGACACCTGCTTTGAGGGTGGGGTGTTTCCTGCCATCCTGAGCTTCCCCTCAGAttaccccctcagcccccccaagATGAGGTTCACCTGCGAGATGTTCCACCCCAACA TCTACCCAGATGGCCGCGTATGTATCTCCATCCTGCACGCTCCCGGTGACGACCCCATGGGCTACGAGAGCAGCGCAGAGAGGTGGAGCCCCGTGCAGAGCGTCGAGAAGATCCTCCTCTCTGTAGTCAGCATGctagcag aGCCCAACGATGAGAGCGGAGCCAACGTGGACGCCTCCAAGATGTGGCGCGAGGACAGAGAACAGTTCTACAGCCTGGCCCAACAGATCGTCCGCAAGTCGCTGGGCCTCTAA
- the prkag3b gene encoding 5'-AMP-activated protein kinase subunit gamma-3b isoform X1 — protein sequence MELLPEVPFFEEDELSMKEETDRAADPDADVYMKFMMNHSCYDAIPTSSKLVIFDTTLQVKKAFFALVANGVRAAPLWDSKLQCFVGMLTITDFINILHRYYKSPLVQIYELEEHKIETWREVYLKCSFHSLISITPESSLFDAIYSLLKNKIHRLPVIDPESGNVLHILTHKRILKFLHLFGSMIIKPRFLQKRIGEVDIGTFKKVATVQESATVYDALAIFVERRVSALPVVNEKGKVVALYSRFDVINLAAQKNYNNLNLTMREVIEMRACCVEGVLKCYPHETLETIIDRIAEAEVHRLVLVDSEDLVRGIVSLSDLLQALVLTPADISERSSEVTSDE from the exons ATGGAGCTTCTACCTGAG gtCCCTTTCTTTGAGGAGGATGAGCTCTCTATGAAGGAGGAGACAG ACCGAGCCGCAGACCCTGATGCCGACGTCTACATGAAGTTCATGATGAACCACTCCTGCTACGATGCCATTCCAACCAGCTCCAAGCTGGTCATTTTTGACACGACGCTGCAG gtgaaaAAAGCTTTCTTCGCCTTGGTGGCCAACGGTGTTCGAGCCGCGCCTCTGTGGGACAGCAAGCTGCAGTGTTTCGTAG GTATGTTGACCATCACAGACTTCATTAACATTCTTCACCGATACTACAAGTCTCCCCTG GTCCAGATCTATGAGTTGGAGGAACACAAGATTGAGACCTGGCGAG AGGTGTACCTGAAGTGCTCCTTCCACTCTTTAATCAGCATCACTCCAGAATCCAG CCTCTTTGATGCCATCTACTCTCTACTGAAGAACAAGATCCACAGGCTGCCTGTCATTGATCCAGAGTCTGGCaacgtgctccacattctcacacataaACGCATCCTCAAGTTCTTACACCTCTTC GGATCCATGATCATCAAACCACGTTTTCTCCAGAAGCGGATTGGAGAAGTGGACATTGGAACGTTTAAGAAAGTGGCCACTGTGCAGGAGTCAGCCACAGTGTACGATGCTCTCGCCATCTTTGTAGAGCGGCGGGTCTCTGCCCTCCCCGTTGTCAATGAAAAAG GAAAAGTGGTGGCACTCTACTCCAGATTTGATGTGATT AACCTGGCAGCTCAGAAGAACTACAATAACCTGAACCTGACGATGCGGGAGGTGATTGAAATGAGAGCGTGCTGCGTGGAGGGGGTGCTGAAGTGCTACCCCCATGAGACTCTGGAGACGATAATAGACCGCATCGCAGAAGCTGAG GTTCACCGTCTGGTGCTGGTTGACAGCGAGGACCTGGTGAGGGGGATCGTGTCGCTGTCTGACCTGCTCCAGGCCCTGGTTCTCACCCCGGCAG ATATTTCTGAGAGGTCGAGCGAAGTGACGAGTGACGAGTGA
- the prkag3b gene encoding 5'-AMP-activated protein kinase subunit gamma-3b isoform X2, protein MKFMMNHSCYDAIPTSSKLVIFDTTLQVKKAFFALVANGVRAAPLWDSKLQCFVGMLTITDFINILHRYYKSPLVQIYELEEHKIETWREVYLKCSFHSLISITPESSLFDAIYSLLKNKIHRLPVIDPESGNVLHILTHKRILKFLHLFGSMIIKPRFLQKRIGEVDIGTFKKVATVQESATVYDALAIFVERRVSALPVVNEKGKVVALYSRFDVINLAAQKNYNNLNLTMREVIEMRACCVEGVLKCYPHETLETIIDRIAEAEVHRLVLVDSEDLVRGIVSLSDLLQALVLTPADISERSSEVTSDE, encoded by the exons ATGAAGTTCATGATGAACCACTCCTGCTACGATGCCATTCCAACCAGCTCCAAGCTGGTCATTTTTGACACGACGCTGCAG gtgaaaAAAGCTTTCTTCGCCTTGGTGGCCAACGGTGTTCGAGCCGCGCCTCTGTGGGACAGCAAGCTGCAGTGTTTCGTAG GTATGTTGACCATCACAGACTTCATTAACATTCTTCACCGATACTACAAGTCTCCCCTG GTCCAGATCTATGAGTTGGAGGAACACAAGATTGAGACCTGGCGAG AGGTGTACCTGAAGTGCTCCTTCCACTCTTTAATCAGCATCACTCCAGAATCCAG CCTCTTTGATGCCATCTACTCTCTACTGAAGAACAAGATCCACAGGCTGCCTGTCATTGATCCAGAGTCTGGCaacgtgctccacattctcacacataaACGCATCCTCAAGTTCTTACACCTCTTC GGATCCATGATCATCAAACCACGTTTTCTCCAGAAGCGGATTGGAGAAGTGGACATTGGAACGTTTAAGAAAGTGGCCACTGTGCAGGAGTCAGCCACAGTGTACGATGCTCTCGCCATCTTTGTAGAGCGGCGGGTCTCTGCCCTCCCCGTTGTCAATGAAAAAG GAAAAGTGGTGGCACTCTACTCCAGATTTGATGTGATT AACCTGGCAGCTCAGAAGAACTACAATAACCTGAACCTGACGATGCGGGAGGTGATTGAAATGAGAGCGTGCTGCGTGGAGGGGGTGCTGAAGTGCTACCCCCATGAGACTCTGGAGACGATAATAGACCGCATCGCAGAAGCTGAG GTTCACCGTCTGGTGCTGGTTGACAGCGAGGACCTGGTGAGGGGGATCGTGTCGCTGTCTGACCTGCTCCAGGCCCTGGTTCTCACCCCGGCAG ATATTTCTGAGAGGTCGAGCGAAGTGACGAGTGACGAGTGA